The nucleotide sequence CCCCGCCGCGCCCTTGCCATTGCCGCCTTCTGCAGCCATCGGAGAGCCTCCGGGGGTTTGGGGGCAGAGCTCGGCTCGTCCGGGCGAGCCCCCAATCGAGAGACCGCGGACCCTACCAGATCCTACCCGCGCCGGGACATCCCTGCTAAGGGTGACGGGGTGCAGAGCGGGTCTGGCCTCGTCTTCGTCAATGGAATCCGCCTCTACATCCACCGCTTCCAGCCAGCCAGCGCCCGCCCGAGCGGCCTGACGGTCCTGCTCCTCCACGGATTCCTCGACTCGGGCGCCACGTGGGACCTCGTCGCCGAGCCCCTCGCGCGCGCGGGCCACGACGTGCTCGCGCCCGACCTCCGCGGCTTCGGCGAGAGCGACTCCGTGGGCAAAGGCGGCTACTACCACTTTCCCGATTACGTCGGAGATATCTCGGGGCTGCTCGACATCCTCGCGCCGAAGCGCCTCGCCCTCGTGGGCCACTCGATGGGCGGCGCCATCGCCGCGCTCTTCGCAGGCGCGAGCCCCCAGCGCGTCGATCACCTCGCGGTGCTCGAGGGCCTCGGCCTGCCCGGCTCCGATCCCGGCGCCGCCGTCGATCGCATGCGCACCTGGCTCGACGACC is from Polyangium spumosum and encodes:
- a CDS encoding alpha/beta hydrolase, encoding MQSGSGLVFVNGIRLYIHRFQPASARPSGLTVLLLHGFLDSGATWDLVAEPLARAGHDVLAPDLRGFGESDSVGKGGYYHFPDYVGDISGLLDILAPKRLALVGHSMGGAIAALFAGASPQRVDHLAVLEGLGLPGSDPGAAVDRMRTWLDDLRSLDRTPRPVGSFEEATNRLARRHPRVPREILESRARLLTRMHSGRLSWAYDPMHRTTAPIPFHLDAFKCFLRRITAPTLYVSGGVTGLRLPDEAERLACIPRALHVDLPDAGHMMHWTAPEALAERLLRFFASPEGRSSEKETTHG